Within the Methanobacterium sp. BRmetb2 genome, the region TCATAAAAAGTAAAAAAATGGAAATTTCTAGAATTCGATGTATTTGTATGCTTCGTCCTCCTTAAAAGCATAATGTACCTTATTGTACTGGCTAATAAATTCAGAAACATCTTCTTTAACATCTTTTCCATCCACAACTACCTTTTTAATGTAATCAGCAACTTCACCCATATGTGATTCTTTCAAACCTCTCCGGGTTATCTCCTGGGTACCGATTCTAATACCTGATGGATCATCAGAACGATTAACATCATCCCAAGGAAGTAAATTTTTATTTAAAATTATATTATTCCTTTCTAAATCTTTAGCCATTACCGAAGCTTTACCAATCTTGGAAACATCCATAGCAATTTGATGAGATTCCGTGAACCCCAGATCTTCACATAAAACATTAAAACCCAATTCATACAAGTTTTGAGCTAATGTTTTAGAATTTTTAATAATTTGTTTGGAGTATTCTTTACCGAATTCAAGCATTTCTGATGTGGCTATTCCTAGAGCAGCTAAGTGATGAAGATGATGATTACTCACAACACCTGGAAATACAGCTTCATCAATTTTATCTTTTAATTCATCTTTACAGAGTATTATTCCACCCTGCGGACCAGGGAAAGTTTTGTGAGTACTTCCAACTAGAAGATCTGTGCCCTCTTTTAGAGGATCCTGAAAGTATCCGCCTGCTATAAGACCCATTACATGGGCACCATCATACATTACACGAGCACCTACCTCATCTGCCGCTTCTCTAGCTTCGGCCACTGGATGAGGGAAAAGGAATAAACTACCACCCAGTAAGACTATTTTAGGTTTATTTTTCAGTATTTCCTTTTTCATGGCATCGGCATCAATATTCATTTTAGTTGAATCAAATGGGTGAGGAATTACTTTGAGACCTCGAATACCTGCAGCGCTTACATTTGCATGGCTTATATGGCCACCCACCGGAACTTCTAAAGCCATTATTTTATCGTTATAATTCGATAAAGCAAAAAATGAAGCTAAATTAGCAACAACACCCGAAGTAGGTTGTACATTTGCATGTTCGGCGTTAAATATTTTTTTGGAAAGATCTATAGTTAAATTTTCTATTTTGTCAATGAATCCACAGCCCTCATAGAGCCTCTCATCAGGCAAGCCTTCAGCGTATCTATGGGATAGATCAGAAGCTAATGCTTCCCTTACACTTGTGCTAGTAATATTTTCACTGGCAATTAAATTGATACTGCTTTCCATCCATTTATGGTGCTCTTTTGTTAAATTTTCGATCTCTTGAGCGTATTTTTCATTTTCAAACATTATATTTCCTCATGAAACTGAATTTTGATAATCTTTAATTAATCTAAATGATGATATAAAAAGTACTTATATAAATATTTCAAGTTTTGATTAACATTTAATAATGAAATTAGGATTAATTTGATCGGAACATTCTTTTAGTACGCATCTCTTTTAAATTAGAAATTATTCTTAGTAAATCTGCTGCAGGAATACTTAACATCACATCTTCTGGGTTTAGATTAGTATTGTTTCTTGCACCGATATCTCCAAACCCATAAGTTACTTTTCCGGTTAAATATGGTAATGCAGCCATGGTACTGCATATAGGACCCGAATCAGCCCCCAATCCATGTATTCCTGAATCGTATGCATTAGCATGGAGGATTTCCATTCCCTGTTTGGCTTTACATATGATAAAGATTACATCTGGCTCAAATTCTGCTTTCATCAAAGGTGCAAATAATATGGCCTTAAATATTCCAGATTCCATCTGTTTGTTGTCATTCCATGACCTCTGTACGGCGGATACGTTCTTGTAGACCCCCATGCCTACCAGGAAGGCTCCGCTTCTCATGTTAGATGGAAATTCTTTAATATCTTTCAATCCACTGTATCTGGCACCACCCATACATTCTTCTTCCTCAGCAGTGGAATAAAAAACATCTCCACTAGAGGCATTTTCAAGTTTTTTACAGAACCTTGATGTGCCTTCTTCTTTCTGAATATTTCTTGGTATTTTAGTAGACCATTTAATTGCTACTGGTTCCTTTTCTATATCCAGTAATTCTTTTAATTCAATTCCCCATTTACTATACATAAAAACCCCTTTCACCATACAATTCTAGATTATTATCATTTTTAAAATACTACAATTAAATTTTCCTTAGAGGAAATATGCTAGAAATTTACTATATTGAAATTTTTAATGTTAAATTTGATTCAAATTGAAAAAATAAATCATAATATCAGTTTTAATTATCTAAAATAAATTTTAAATGATTTAATTAAAGATAGTAATTATTTAAAAATAAAAAAAAATAATTTAAGGGTTTAAAACCCCTAATTATTTGGATTCATCCAATGCAGCTTCGATCTGGGCCATTATCTGTCCAGTTCTGAAGTGTTGTTGATCCATTGCTCCAGATGGGCATGCAGCTACACATGTACCGCATCCTTTACATAGCGCAATATTTACGTGTGCTTGTTCGTCTTCTCTCTCTATTGCACCGAATGGGCATAGTTCAAGACAGACTTCACATCCACCACATACATCCAGGT harbors:
- a CDS encoding serine hydroxymethyltransferase translates to MFENEKYAQEIENLTKEHHKWMESSINLIASENITSTSVREALASDLSHRYAEGLPDERLYEGCGFIDKIENLTIDLSKKIFNAEHANVQPTSGVVANLASFFALSNYNDKIMALEVPVGGHISHANVSAAGIRGLKVIPHPFDSTKMNIDADAMKKEILKNKPKIVLLGGSLFLFPHPVAEAREAADEVGARVMYDGAHVMGLIAGGYFQDPLKEGTDLLVGSTHKTFPGPQGGIILCKDELKDKIDEAVFPGVVSNHHLHHLAALGIATSEMLEFGKEYSKQIIKNSKTLAQNLYELGFNVLCEDLGFTESHQIAMDVSKIGKASVMAKDLERNNIILNKNLLPWDDVNRSDDPSGIRIGTQEITRRGLKESHMGEVADYIKKVVVDGKDVKEDVSEFISQYNKVHYAFKEDEAYKYIEF